From Deinococcus radiotolerans, one genomic window encodes:
- a CDS encoding rhodanese-like domain-containing protein, whose translation MTYTDLFPNELDIHRRVGAALIDVREPDEYTQGHVPGAINLPLSELQAREAEVPDGAVLICASGNRSSQAAAYLAGLGRQNLKNLMGGTFGWMREGRDLVTGDQP comes from the coding sequence ATGACCTACACCGACCTCTTCCCGAATGAACTCGACATCCACCGCCGCGTGGGCGCCGCCCTGATCGACGTGCGCGAACCTGACGAGTACACCCAGGGCCACGTGCCCGGGGCCATCAACCTCCCCCTCTCTGAACTCCAGGCTCGGGAAGCCGAAGTCCCAGACGGCGCGGTCCTCATCTGCGCCAGCGGCAACCGCTCTTCACAGGCCGCCGCCTACCTCGCCGGACTGGGCCGCCAGAATCTCAAGAACCTGATGGGGGGCACCTTCGGCTGGATGCGCGAGGGCCGCGACCTGGTGACCGGCGACCAGCCGTGA
- a CDS encoding MBL fold metallo-hydrolase: MFFERFYDTDLAQASYMIGCQKTGACLVIDPTRNTQPYLDRAAREKLRVTHVTETHIHADYLSGSRELAAQTGAQLLLSDEGGADWTYGFAAQKLHHGDRFMIGNIRVEVRHTPGHTPESLSFLVTDTPRGDTPVLYFTGDFVFVGDIGRPDLLDEAAGGVDTRFAGAQQMFASLRDQFLTLPDGVQVWPGHGAGSACGKALGAVPTTTVGYERARAWWAPYVAAGDEQGFTAELLSGQPDAPLYYGRMKLQNKAGPALLGDVQALAHLSPNAVNAHVRAGGVLIDTRSKEAHQADAPQGSVNIPDGNTFETWSGWLLQPEDAAYVLLARDAAHAETLRRRLWMVGLDQVTGFVTSTDGLDTAPAQPFPAAELDQHDGALILDVRNKTEHQAGAIPSAQQLHAGRLAWHLDELPRDQEIVVHCQGGARSAAAASLLRAQGFHVSELAGGYDAYTRERDARTV, encoded by the coding sequence ATGTTCTTTGAACGGTTCTACGACACTGACCTCGCCCAGGCGTCCTACATGATCGGCTGCCAGAAAACCGGCGCATGCCTCGTCATCGACCCCACCCGCAACACCCAGCCCTACCTCGACCGCGCCGCCCGCGAGAAGCTGCGCGTCACGCACGTCACCGAAACCCACATCCACGCCGACTACCTGTCCGGCAGCCGCGAACTCGCCGCCCAGACCGGCGCGCAGCTCCTCCTATCCGATGAAGGTGGCGCCGACTGGACGTACGGCTTCGCCGCTCAGAAGCTCCACCACGGCGACAGGTTCATGATCGGCAACATCCGCGTCGAGGTGCGCCACACGCCCGGCCACACCCCCGAGAGCCTCTCCTTCCTCGTGACCGATACCCCCCGGGGGGACACGCCCGTCCTGTACTTCACCGGCGACTTCGTCTTCGTCGGTGATATCGGCCGCCCCGACCTGCTCGACGAGGCCGCCGGTGGCGTGGACACCCGCTTCGCCGGAGCCCAGCAGATGTTCGCTAGCCTGCGCGACCAGTTCCTGACGCTCCCCGACGGCGTGCAGGTCTGGCCCGGCCACGGCGCGGGCAGCGCGTGCGGCAAGGCCCTGGGCGCCGTCCCCACCACCACGGTCGGGTACGAGCGCGCCCGGGCCTGGTGGGCACCCTACGTGGCCGCCGGAGACGAACAGGGCTTCACGGCCGAATTGCTGAGCGGCCAGCCGGACGCGCCGCTGTACTACGGCCGCATGAAACTGCAGAACAAAGCCGGTCCGGCCCTCCTGGGTGACGTGCAGGCGCTCGCGCACCTCAGCCCCAACGCCGTGAACGCCCATGTCCGCGCCGGAGGCGTCCTCATCGACACGCGTTCAAAAGAAGCGCACCAAGCTGATGCGCCGCAGGGCAGCGTGAACATCCCGGATGGGAATACCTTCGAGACGTGGTCCGGGTGGCTGCTGCAGCCCGAGGACGCCGCGTACGTCCTGCTGGCCCGGGACGCCGCGCATGCCGAGACGCTGCGCCGCCGCCTGTGGATGGTGGGACTGGATCAGGTGACGGGATTCGTGACTTCGACCGACGGGTTGGATACCGCGCCCGCCCAGCCGTTCCCAGCAGCGGAACTCGACCAGCATGACGGCGCGCTGATCCTCGACGTGCGGAACAAAACAGAGCATCAGGCCGGTGCCATTCCCAGTGCGCAGCAGCTGCATGCTGGTCGCCTCGCGTGGCACCTGGACGAGCTGCCGCGCGATCAGGAGATCGTGGTGCACTGCCAGGGGGGCGCGCGCAGCGCCGCCGCCGCCAGCCTCCTGCGCGCCCAGGGGTTCCACGTGAGTGAACTCGCCGGCGGCTACGACGCCTACACCCGCGAACGCGACGCGCGGACGGTCTGA
- a CDS encoding rhodanese-like domain-containing protein — translation MREQAERAQGFIPGSRHIPLSDLGSADLPQGQVLICQCASGRRSALAARQLQARGFDVRNLQGGIQAWQAEGLPSRRGKQI, via the coding sequence GTGCGCGAACAGGCCGAGCGTGCTCAGGGCTTCATTCCGGGCAGCCGACACATTCCCCTGAGTGACCTGGGCAGCGCCGACCTTCCGCAGGGACAGGTGCTGATCTGCCAGTGCGCCAGCGGCCGCCGCAGCGCCCTGGCCGCCCGGCAACTCCAGGCTCGCGGCTTTGACGTCCGCAATCTCCAGGGGGGCATCCAGGCCTGGCAGGCCGAAGGACTTCCCAGCCGCAGAGGGAAACAGATATGA